AAAAGCATTGTTACTATCATTATACTTCTTTGCCCATTTAAAATTACCCATAGTATCAATTTTAATAAGTGCGGCGGACACAACTTTGTTTGGTTGAGGTTGAGAAATGCCTATGATTGAAATATTATTATCACTTGTAATTAAAGGCGTACTAAACATAACAGTACTGTCATTAAATTTATATGTTTTCACTATGTTTGTATTCCCATTTAAGTCTAACACTAACATTAAACCCTGATTACTACCAGAATCATTTACATAGCCGCAAATTATAATCTTTTGATTAAGTAGTGTTGCAGAATTTGGATATAAATCCTCATAGGGTTTGGTGCTAACAATATATCGTTTCCAAATTAAATTACCAGAACTATCAAACCTAAATATAGCTATGCTATGTGGATATCCTAATTGAAGATGAGCTATTGCTACAAATTCATCATTAATTAAAGGGATAATTGAAGAAGGAACGAGCGCATAGCCGATATTTGATGATATTTTTTTCATCCAAAGTATATTACCTGCACTATCAATTTTATTTATCGAAAAACCAAAATCAGAATATCCTCCACCCGAAGTGTAATAACACCCGCTAGCACTTCTACGTATTACGTTCCAATAAATACCTCCCTTGATATTACTATATGCTTTAGACCATACCGTGTTACCACTTTTATCCACTTCCATTACAAATGGGCATCCATTACTGCCACTAAATTTTCCAGTATTTCCGCATAAAATTAAATTATTATTTTGTAAGTGATCAAAATAATTCGTACCTAGACCATTACCGCCAATTCCTTCTACATCATTTTCTTGATACTCTTTATTAAATTCAACATTCAGACATGAGTCTAATTTTAGTAGTTGTACCTTTCGTTTATTGTCTGTTAATACTATTCCACCTATCAGTATTTTACTTCCTTCCATCTTTGTAACAAAACAACCTTGCTCATTAGAAGGTGTTCCATATTCCTTTTTAAATCCTACTTGTGCACGGACCAACAATTGGCTGATTGTTGCCAATAAAAAAAGTATAAATTTGGGGGATAGTTTGTGCATGCTAAAGATGTATTATTTATTAGTTTGATCCTTGGTGTGTTGAATGGGGGGGGAGATGCTTCATATCCACATCAAGCAAATTTAATACTTTATACACCAATAAAAAATTTGACCTTTCAGGGCGTCGTTCTAATTTACTGTATGCCTGTTGGCTAATATCAAGTTGTTGGGCTATGTAATATTGGCTGTAGTCTTTGCATTGCCTTGAATGACGAATGATGCTAGAGAGTGATTCCATAAGTTTAAGTTTTTTAAAGTTTGTGATGCAAAAGTATACGTGATAATTTGTTTTTGCAAATGTTTTTTTTGCCACTTTTAATTTCTAGACTCCATAATACTTATTTTGGTTGTCTTTTACTTTTATACGTTGTTATTTACAACCCATAGTTGTTGGTTTCAATACAGCTTACTTAGGTTATTTGTGGCTCACTTAAAAACAAAATAAATAAAATGAACACACATCAAATTACTTTTAAAGCCCCAAAAGGCAACCTATTGAAGCAAAGTTTTATTTGCCTCTCTTTCTATTTTTGTTTTGCCGTAAGTCCTTTAGTAGCACAAGTATGGCTACCTATGGGAGCTAACAATCATACTCAAGAGATATATAGAGACGGAAATGTAGGAATCGGACTATCAACATCTAATCCCGGCGGCACTAAACTCTATCTCAAACATATTCCGATAGGTCCCGGATTGAACACTTCCAATTTTGGGCATTTACATGAAGGCACTTATGGTGCATACAGTACTGGTAACGTGTGGGGAACATTGGGTATGCACAGAAATAACATACCGAATGAGTATTTTGACTATGGGCTTTCTTGCGGCATTGATAAATATGGTGCTACCTTTGGGTTAATGAAAAGGCCAAGCGGTGGTGGCATTATGGACGCATATATTCGGTGGTCTTATAATGAAGCAGATCCAATAGTACCAAATGACTTACAATTTCAGTTTAACAATCTCACTTTAGGTACGAGTTTAGATGCAGTTACCTTCACTTCAACAGGTAGAGTGGGTATTGGCAGTAAAGCACCTCAGGAAAAATTATTTGTTACTTCAAATGATATAACTCCCTTTAGGGCACAGCAACAAGTAAATGGCCCATTTAATTATTGTGCAGTATTCCAAGTAGAGAACCTATCTACAAAAGCAATAGTAGTAAACCAAGGAGGTTGGGCTGAAAACTTTATTGTACTGGGTGATGGGACAATAAATCCTTGGGCACAAACTCATATAGGGGATGACTTGAAAATAGAGGGTAACACTTCAATAAATTGTGCTGTAAGCAGCAGTTGGGACCTGAAAGTAAATGGCGATGCTTACTGTACTAGTCAATGGACTGCATCAGACAAAAATCTAAAAAACAATATAAAGCCACTAGCATTTGCAACTGATAAGATTATGAAACTTAAACCTGTTACCTATACTTTTAAACAAGATATTATGCTTAATGAAAATGGCAAACAAATACCTTTTAATTTACCCAAAAACAATCAAATAGGATTCTTAGCCCAAGAACTTGAGGAAGTTTTACCAGAAGCTGTGAGAGACGCAGATGGCTTTAAGGCAGTAAACTATGATATGATAATACCTGTGCTAACCCAAGCTATGCAAGAACAACAGGCTATGATAGAAAATCAAAATGAAGAAATACAACAATTGAAAGATAAAATAGGCTGCCTTCAACCATGCAATGGAACAAACAATACTATTCCTCAATTAAATAATGTTCCAAAATTAGAACAAAATGTGCCAAACCCTTTTGGAAGTAGTACTTTGATAAAATTCTATTTACCTTCTAATAGCACCTCAAACATTCTTGTAATAAGTGATTTAACAGGTAAACAAATAAAGAAGTACA
This genomic window from Bacteroidota bacterium contains:
- a CDS encoding tail fiber domain-containing protein encodes the protein MNTHQITFKAPKGNLLKQSFICLSFYFCFAVSPLVAQVWLPMGANNHTQEIYRDGNVGIGLSTSNPGGTKLYLKHIPIGPGLNTSNFGHLHEGTYGAYSTGNVWGTLGMHRNNIPNEYFDYGLSCGIDKYGATFGLMKRPSGGGIMDAYIRWSYNEADPIVPNDLQFQFNNLTLGTSLDAVTFTSTGRVGIGSKAPQEKLFVTSNDITPFRAQQQVNGPFNYCAVFQVENLSTKAIVVNQGGWAENFIVLGDGTINPWAQTHIGDDLKIEGNTSINCAVSSSWDLKVNGDAYCTSQWTASDKNLKNNIKPLAFATDKIMKLKPVTYTFKQDIMLNENGKQIPFNLPKNNQIGFLAQELEEVLPEAVRDADGFKAVNYDMIIPVLTQAMQEQQAMIENQNEEIQQLKDKIGCLQPCNGTNNTIPQLNNVPKLEQNVPNPFGSSTLIKFYLPSNSTSNILVISDLTGKQIKKYNINNAGNGSIEIQGKEFVPGTYLYTLLSNDKEVDTKKMIIIGE